A genomic window from Prunus persica cultivar Lovell chromosome G2, Prunus_persica_NCBIv2, whole genome shotgun sequence includes:
- the LOC18785514 gene encoding CDGSH iron-sulfur domain-containing protein NEET — protein MASIVSTAGLTSCGHRKPSMEGLKLSSRKAMTFGTQLAYPVSSSSGCGYSRRMKPMVVVKAEAQPINPEIRKSEEKVVDSVVVSELSKPLTVYCRCWRSGTFPLCDGSHVKHNKATGDNVGPLLLKKQ, from the exons ATGGCGTCGATTGTAAGCACGGCCGGATTAACTTCTTGCGGTCACAGAAAACCATCAATGGAGGGTTTGAAACTGAGTAGCAGAAAAGCTATGACCTTCGGGACCCAATTGGCCTACCCcgtttcctcttcttctggtTGTGGTTATAGCAGAAGGATGAAGCCCATGGTGGTGGTGAAAGCAGAGGCTCAACCCATAAACCCTGAAATTAGGAAGAGCGAGGAAAAGGTTGTGGACTCTGTTGTCGTCAGTGAACTCTCTAAGCCCCTCACAGTTTATTGCAG GTGTTGGAGGTCGGGGACTTTCCCTCTGTGCGATGGAAGCCATGTAAAGCACAATAAGGCTACTGGTGACAACGTTGGACCATTGCTCCTCAAGAAGCAGTAA